In Bacteroidota bacterium, the sequence ATCACATTTATATTAACTGCCAAAAAAAATCTTCAGAGATAATAGAAGTAGAGGTTTTCTACAGAGCCATATCTGATTTCCACGGTGAATTTGATAACGGCGGTGTTTTCTTTTCCGGCTCAAAAGCTGCAAGTAGCAGTCAACCCTTCTTCGCGCGTAAATGGTTCCCTTGCAAAGATGACCCATCAGATAAAGCAACTGCGATTCTAAATATTACAGTCCCCGACACACTCACAGTCGCTTCAAATGGTGTCCTAAAAAATATTTTTCAAAACATAGATAGGACCAAAACTTTTCGGTGGGGGACAAATTATCCGATTGCTACTTATCTGATTTCTTTTGCTGTTGGTAACTATATATTAGTTGAGGATAACTATACATCCATCAATGGTAATATTTTGCCAATCACCTATTATGTATTCCCTGAATATTTAGAAAATTCAAAAGCAGATTTCAGAAACACAAAAAAAATGTTGAAGTTTATGGAAGAGAAGTTTGGTGAATATCCTTTCGTGAACGAAAAATACGGAATCGCACTCGTGCCCGGTGAATTGATGATGGAAAACCAGACAATTTCTAATATCAAAGAAGATTTGATTACTGGCACTGGTGAAGTTGAACAATTTTTAATTCACGAATTAGCTCATCAATGGTTCGGAAATATGATTACCCCAAAAAGTTGGCATCACATCTGGCTAAACGAAGGATTCGCAACATATATGCAAGCTCTTTACTATGAATACTATTTAGGTAAAAAATGGTATCATCACATTATTAATAATTTTATGGAAGCAGAGCAAGGTATATTTGCCGGTTCTCTCGTCGCAGAATCAGACACTTCCTTCGCGGATATGTTTGCCCAACGGGTTTATATTAAGGGTGCCATCGTTCTTCATATGCTAAGAAATGTTGTTGGCGATTCCTCATTCTTCAATATCTTAAAAAATTATTCTACAAACCCTAAGTACAAGTATTCAAGCGTAACGACTGAAGATTTCGTAAAAGAATGTGAAAATATCTATGGACAAAATTTAGATTGGTTTTTCAAACAATGGGTGTATGCAAATGTAGATTCATTAGATAGACCAACACTTTCTTACAGATGGAATTCAATAAAAACTGAAGACGGGTATAAAATATCACTGACAGTCAATCAACCAAGCGCTCATCTGTATTTATTCAAGCT encodes:
- a CDS encoding M1 family metallopeptidase, with translation MQLYDVLSYTLSLKLNLAEQNLTGRVHVVSKSLEPLSTLVLSASNKTITVDSIKNDRAEKIFFLHKDDHIYINCQKKSSEIIEVEVFYRAISDFHGEFDNGGVFFSGSKAASSSQPFFARKWFPCKDDPSDKATAILNITVPDTLTVASNGVLKNIFQNIDRTKTFRWGTNYPIATYLISFAVGNYILVEDNYTSINGNILPITYYVFPEYLENSKADFRNTKKMLKFMEEKFGEYPFVNEKYGIALVPGELMMENQTISNIKEDLITGTGEVEQFLIHELAHQWFGNMITPKSWHHIWLNEGFATYMQALYYEYYLGKKWYHHIINNFMEAEQGIFAGSLVAESDTSFADMFAQRVYIKGAIVLHMLRNVVGDSSFFNILKNYSTNPKYKYSSVTTEDFVKECENIYGQNLDWFFKQWVYANVDSLDRPTLSYRWNSIKTEDGYKISLTVNQPSAHLYLFKLPMEVKVSSASDTSLFNIIIDKDSHTYYFDLKTQTLNVELDPNNWVFKNLIKED